TTAATAAAACTGAAATATGAAATCTGAtatctgaaatttgaatctattaagttattgaattgttaagtattaaatttgatacatttgagtgtatatcacattcaatgataagtgaatagtttatcatttaattttgaaggcaagttttatttagaaaatttagtgtcacttaattaatttagatattcTAGTTTGGGTTATCATAGTTTGGGTTATCAAACGCATCTAAacatattaaaatttgaatcaattaagttTAAGTACTGAATTAGATTATCAAATGAGGCATTAAATTACATCTAACTTATAATTTTTGTATACGTAATCACAATTATTGCACCTCTATTTTTAGACACTTTTCCaaattaattaaacttttttcaaaaaaaaaaaactaacataTGATGGTCTAAGACTCCTATTAATGAGTGCCGATTGACCACCGGTTAGCCGAGCCATTAATTTAAACCTATTACTTACCTAAATTAAAATACTTGTAGAAACTTCTTTCTCATACTGTAAGGCTACTGGCTACCGATACTGTTAGAGCAGAAATTTTCGTAACAAATCTGCTAAAAATCCCAAAATACCCTCCACTAGTTAATGGTTAAAAGTCTCACTAAATTTCAaaccatttatacccatttaaataaatgtgtataaatgggcacccatttatatccatttaataaatgggtatggGTATACCCAATTATCCattatgaatcatttaaaatgtcacttatttttttgaatattttttgataagaaataatggtattttattattattagattagtaagaaattcaaatttatttgcttaacacttactaaaagttgaatttaaatgtataattatttttaaattggtataaatgGGTGAGTCGAATCAACTCACTACCCACCAATTAAATGGGTTTAATTAACCAACAGCCTTTGGATTATTGGCCACCACCATAGCCTTAAAGgcttggtggggtgggaggtcaAGGATTCTAATCTTGCCTTCCACCATTTGCCACTATATGTGGCTTACCACTTTAAGTGGTTTAAATCCATACAGGTGCGTAGTGCACTCATCTGATCCGATGGTAGTTCAGTCCCCATCAATTCTCCAATAGGTCCAGTTGATGGTGGTATAATTGGGTACCTGTTTAAACCTATTCAAAATTGATAGGTAGGTTTTGATCAATGGGTTATTGATGGGCGGGTATGGATAGGTCAAGATAATTGAGTTGTGATTGACACATTTAATATACTCTAAGCAGAGTGTGGATTTTGGATTTAGGGaaaaaacacacaagaaaaTCCCAAAATAGCGTGTTtggataaaatattatttgaaataattaccgtaacactttttgtgatataaagtatgtgagataaaaaggtggttgaaaatataaaaagatgggttggaaaatgtatttatgatacaagtgaaatattatttgaaaaaatgtaGCTATCCAAACACAATTTCTAGAATCTCTTCCAGCAATTTTGgtcttcaagcaacaaaataTCCAGTTTTTTAAGATTGGATCATAAGATTGGTTCGAAAATTGTCAAATTGATTGTGAGTATGAAGACGGAAATCTAAGAACGATCCTGTCAGTTAAGTTGTGATTGCGAAAATCACAAGGTGATGAGTTATCAATAAATTGACCTCAAATTGTGTGACGAAAATAGTCTATCCAAGTGTGTAAATTATTGCAACGAGAAAAGTATTTGACAATGAAAAATTAGTTCAGATTGATACTGGCAGAATTTGCAAGGGAGATGATTGATCATGATTGTTTGATCTGATCCAAGAAAGAGATTGATTTAAAGGAGGCAATACTGGCATATTAAATCAAAgctcaaaaatagaaattttcatATTGTTATTTAGTAGTGGTTTAGTCAAGTcaaatttttagtagttttattGGATTTAAATTATGCTAGTTTTATTGTTTAGGAATTAACATCTTGTTAGGAAATTTCTTGTGGTCATAAAACTTGTTTATCGAGTCATATAGTCTTATATAAATAGGAAGTCTTATTATTGTATTAGTTGAAAAGAGTGAAATTTAATGGGCTTGTTATTTTAGTGTGTGATTAATATATTATTAcacatatatttgtatatgtgtAAATTGCCTCCCCATATATATTAGTTCCATTAAATTTTATCTTCTATAactttttggtgaaattttttgagTTCTACAGgaaagagggaggaggagtGGGAGGGGAAGAGGGAGAAAGATACAAAAAGTGGAATAAAGAGGCGGCAAAGATGGGGGTGCTGACCAATGGTGGTTGGAGTAGTAGTGATGGTAAGAAGAAGACAAGGAGaggaatgaaagaaaaaaatggaagaaaaagaaaaggaaaataaaaataaattttttttaaatttctccacaaaatttttctacaaattttactataagttacagtaaaattttatacaaatatacgAAAAACACACCTTCCAAACGGACCCAATATTTTAAAGTTGTGTCAATAAAAtcatagaaaaaaaattctacaactGTTAATAGTTAATTACGAGTAATTATTGCTCATGTGAATCAATTTAAATACATCTCAATCTTTTCTAAGTTTATACTTTATCGTCAAACAatgaaaacttcatcaaattAAACTCCGTAAATTTGCAAAAAAGGTCaaagaaaagaattatttttgtcGAAAAAATACACTACTACATAGCATTTGATATAAATTGTGTTAGAGAAGGTAAAGACAGAAATGAATATATTCACAGAGGatagaaagaaatggtgaaatGAAGTACTTAAATTTGTGTATATTAGTTAAGGAGACGAAGCATTCCTTGCCAAGGTGAAAAGTTAAACGTGGTCTTTAATTCATTGGAGTGAAGTGACCAAATTTTGTTCACGATTGCATTTGGATAATTTAACAGCCAATTCATTAGAACCCATCAAGATTTAATGGGATGACCATTGAACCGTCAGACTCTTCCATTTCTACATGAATGAAATGGTTTTTAGTCCCCCAACGAGCTTGGAAACTTAACCGGACCGGTTACTAGTTTAATCAACATGTCTAATCGGTCCAGTCCGAGTTAAAACTTTGGTCGTTAACTTAGTATTCCAAACCCTGCAAAGCTATTGTTTCACTTTTACTACAGTAGTTGTATTTAGGCCTGTCAATTAGGCTTTATAAGTTGAAATCTATTAAGCTCAAACTGATCAACTTGCATAAGGTATAATTCTTTTGAACCCAAATTTGAGTCCCTATTAGGTTTACAAATATGATAGCTCATACTCAAACTCATTAAAAAATTTAGGAATCAATCCTAGTTCAGGCGGGTCCAAACTCACTATTTTGAAAATGAACGtaattacatgatatataattAGTCAACCCAAAAAATTCCATAATAGTTAGAGTAAGGTGCAAGAGCAACAAAAATTGAAGTTTCATGATCACGAAGAATAATACAACTTCTTACTAACAATGTTTGTAAAGATAAACAACTAATGCTAGAGCAAAGACAATTTGCAAAGAATTAACCATCGAAAAACATAACAATTGCTTCAATCTAGGTAAATAACTCTTAGCATCTATGGacaaaatacaagaaaagagtAATTTTAgacaccaaaagaaaaaaagacaagACACTGGAAGGTCCGGAAAAAGTAATAGCATATAGTTTCCTATAAATCACCCAACGTACGATTGGTATCTTAAGAAAGTTGGAGTTAAATCTTATGATCTTCTATGACTACTGATGCGACTGCCGAGAGCACGATCCGAGCTGAGCAGCAACGGGCTGAGCGAACTGAAGAGGAGCGAACTAGTGTGCAAGCGAGGTGAGCGAGCTGACCTGCAAAGGGATGAACAGCGGGGCTAGCTCTCCGTTGTGACTCCGATGGTCAAGTTAGTGACAGCTAGAGTAAAGTAACAGTAAAATGAttactgtagatggcgtaccttaCTTTGTCTTATGGTGATGTATTTATAAGCTCCGGGGTAGTAGTTTTCTTATAGGATTAGGAGTCCTACTAGAGAGGGATTCCTCTTAGGGCTCCGTAGGTTGGCTCTGCAAGGTTCGGGAGCCGCGGTCCACCAGGCCCATCCAGTGGGGAGGCGGCGGCCACGCACGAACTGGCGCCCATTGTGCCCGAACTGGTCTGTCCGAACTGACAGGCGACTATGTTCGAACTAACACGTGGCTCCGGTGGATTGGCCCCACTACAACTACATTTTTGGAAGTTTCATGTTGATCACAGTAGTAAGAGAATCAAACACAAGCCAACAAAGTTAgcttcaatttcttcttcaaaatcactttcctttgGAAGGCCTCCAGGCCAAGCTTTAAGTTAACTGAATTAGTGCAGTCAGAGCTAGCTTAATCCTGTATGTAGGCTCAAACTTGGTTCAGTTCAAATTTAATGAGATTCAACCAGTGTATTTAGGGCCAAGCAGGTTGAGCTCCAGTTAATTAGGCCAATCTGTCTGGCCCTATTAACAATCCTAATATTGTTAGTTGACACAAATCAACCAAAGATTATAAGCGTCAGAGGCGGTAAACCCTCTTAATGTTTGGAATTGAGACTTGCCAAACGGGCCCAAATAATTCTTGAAAGTGATGCTATTAACGTTGTTCAGAAAATGAATTCTGATGAAGTGAATTTTTCTCATTTCTGACAAGTCTATGAGTTTTATGGTCGGAAGAAGATGTAGTGAAGGGATCAGAATGATCATCGCTATCATGAACTTCACTTTTGGAGGAATAGTTAATGATCCTCAAAAAACTCTCCTCTTCTGCCTTGCGCAAACACAAGTCCCGCTTCGGGTCATGAAGACGGCACGATTCAAATTTTCTGACAGTAAGCATCTCAGCTGTTTTAAGTAACCTTAACCATACCCCGTTCAGCTAATGCGCGCAAGTAACGCTCTGCCAAGTCCATCATGGATTCTTCCCCCAATCGATCCTCCATCAGTAACATGCCTTCAGCAATCCACATTTGGTACAAGGTTTCTGCCTTAATGTCAGTATCTTCTGAAAAGTAGCTCAAATATAGAAAACATGGTTTCAACTGGTATGGCAATTCATTGCAGCTCAAAGCTGGGATTTTTTGTACTTCTCCTTGATGTTGTCCAATGCTTTCACCTTTTCCTAAAATTGCTTTAATGTTCTGGTGCACGGCCTTCCACTCGCTTAGAGCATGCTTGGTTGCGAGAATTCCCCCCAGAACAACCACAGCTTATAATGGCAGATCCCCACATTGTTCAACCATTTTCTTCCCTAATTGTTCCATTTGATTTATGTCCTCATGCTCTATCAGAAATAGAAAAGAATTAGTTGCATCCATCTTACCTCCATGCTATTTCAATTGTGTATTATACCATATAAATTGagtaaacaaaggaaaacaaaaagaaaaatataagacaGGTAGAATGAGTTTGGGAATTTCAAGAAGTTGGCAGGAAGAAAAAGATCAGTAAAAATCTTGATTTGAGGGTTAAACATTATGTGCAAATATAGAATGTGGTATGTTGCGCATTAAAAGCTGAATCAGTAAGGATTTCCAATTTAGAGAAGGAAGAAACAGTATTACATAAGATAATGCTTCTACAGTAGTTCTCAAAATGAAAAGGACTTGGGAATGCTAGAAAtgaatatcaatcatttcctgAGGCATTTTTAATGAAGGATCAAATTATGATGGATAGAAGTCTTGTTCTCACCATCATGATGTAACACTGTATCGTGGATCTCAAATTATCAGAATTCTTGCTTTGGCTTCATGGTTAGTAGATTTTTCAATGGTTAACAGGAAATCCGCAAACAATGATCAAAAAGTTCTATCTTAAAAACTGTAAAAATTCCGGAAAGAATATGGTGAAGACAGAACCAAGCATTTTAAGAGCGAACGGAGTTGCCATTTATTCTTTTAGCCTAAGACCATTTCAAAAGTGTGTTATGATATTAATTGGTTTTCCAAACTAATTGCTTCTTATGAAAACTTGAAACACTTCCAATTTTTGAAGCAACTTTTTTCAATGAGCTTTCAATTTTAGCAACTCTGACCATCATTCTCGAAACAGAACAAACACTATATGCACATTGCATGTAATTCAAGAGCACTGTAATTTATTCTAAAAGCCAGTGAAATCAGACACAAGACCTGGACCAAATCCAGTTCTTATGTAGTTTACTGCTTCAATTCATTAGAATAAGTAGAGAAAATTAAGAacaatttgagaaaatttcatACCTTCAATACGTCTTTCTCTTAGAGCTTTTCTCTGAAGCAACACCCAACTTTCATTCTCATTCAAAAGTCGGGGTTGATGGTGGAAGCCATTAGGACCAGTATGCAATGCCACTTCTCTATTGCGAATTGTAAGCAATATTTTGCTGCCTTTCTGTCTAGTCGGGAAGCCTTGTTTTATGCATTCCCATGCATCTGTCCCCCAAATGTCATCAAGAGCTATCAAGCATTCCTTTGTTGCTGGACGTTGTAAAGTTCCTTCACTAGCTCATCTTGTCTCCACTTCTCgatctcttctcttctctgaGGGACAAGTTTAATCAGCATCCTTACCAAAAGATCCTTTGTTTGCCATTGTTGGATACGCATATCCAAGCAAAGCCATCGAAATGGTGCTTTACATTTGGGTGGTTATAAACCTTGCCAGCAATAGTAGTCTtgcccaacccccccccccccttcctgAAATCATGCTTACCAACATCAGTCGATTCCAATATGACTCGGCTGAATCGTAATCGGAACGGAGGGATCGGTATCGAATTGCGGATAATACCACATCCACGGCGACTCACTCTGACTTGGATGATATTAACCAATTCGAATCCATGATGCATGGTATTGGTCGATATATTCAAGTCCACtcggatattttttaaaattgtgcatttcttgatattttctaattttagtaattttttcagattttttgaaaatttttatgttttataaTGTGTGTATCATCCGATATTCAACCGATATGCCGCGATGGATGTGGAACAACCACGACCGCGATGCAACCACGACCTGCGACCGCGAACCATGCCTGAAATGGAATCAACTCTGTAATAGCCATGCTCATCATCTTCATTCACCAAGTGTTGCACGAGCATATCAACATCGCTCTCCAATCCAACAAAATCCTCCTCACCAATGAAGGAATATGTCTGCCTCAACTCTTGTTGCTTAGAACTTGAGCCTTCCTCCTCCATTATATCTCGGATCCCATACTCCAGCTGAATTTCTTTTGAGATTCAGGATCTTACTGTTAAGAGACTCTATTTCTGATCCAACTTGGTGATGAGATAGCAATCATTCAAGATACAAACACGTCGGTTGAGGACCTTCATCAAACCTCCTCCTCTCCATAATCCAACTCTGAAAGCGTAGCTCTCAAGGAGGTCTCCTGCTTGATAAGCAATGTCTTTAACTTCTGATACCCATTCTCGAATCCTCTCCTTGTCATCCTGTCTTGCATCTGCATCTCTTAAGAATCATTTCATCCGCCTTAGCTCTGACTGAAGTTGCTCCGCTTGGTCCGTGACACCAACAAGGAATTTTGCTTCTTCAATTAACAAACCAGCAATTGTTTCAATGGCAAAAGAAACAACTGCCTCTGCCATTTGGGAATCAGCTTGAACAATAGACTCTTAATCAGGATAACAATCTCGAATGTTGCATGTCTTTTTTGATGTTAAAGAATGAATACTAGGACATTTGATTTATATTGTCTTGGTCTTGTCTTTACTAGATAGCTCAAGCATTATACTTGGCGTACGACCTTGAAGTACTCGATTGCAAGGTTCTTTCTGCcttattatcaaaaaaaaaaaaaaaggttctttCTGCCTTGTCTCGTATAACAAATCTTCCAAGAATTGAAAAAGTAGTCCAGCCCTCTTAAGTTACCTAATTTTTGAATCAAATTATATTCCTTGGTTTTAAATGATCGATCTTGGCATCTTCAATGTCCTCAAATTGGTGCCATTTCCACCCCAGCTATCTGCCTTTGGTATGGTTTCTTTCCTTCTATATAGGGTAAGGAACTTCATTTCTATCACCTTTGACCTTCCAATTGGTTGTTAGCTTTTTGTTACTTTTCTTCCTCAATGAAAAGGATAAATACATATataggaaaaagagagaaatctTGTGCCTCGTTAACTTGCTGTCATCCCATGCGAATTTTGATCCCAAGGTTTCTAGTGAAATGCAAGaacatgcttttttttttttttttttttttgtgattttgctTCATTTTGATGAACGCTCATTTCACTAGAACTGCAGATTATCTCGAGACAAATACATGCAGCAAATTGCTAGTTTAAAAACTTAACACAAGaggaaatattaattatattattttttatttgtatatattttttgaaagatATCCCCCAGTTATTTTatcttctatatatatatatatatatatatatcccttaattatgttatttttatttatatgtTTTTTAAAGCTATCTTATTAACTGAGGTGCGCTTCTAATTTAATGTAACAAGAGTTTATTTTGTGTTAATTGTTGTTATTGACCAAGCTACTCGACTTAAACTCGTGAGTAGTTCAGTCAAAAGTTTGACTCAAACCCGCTATTGACAGAGTTCGACTTGCTTGATAAGCTAATTGAGAAAAGttcaagtgaaaaaaaaacTCGAGTATTTATTGGATCTTATCGAATAATgtatttataatattattatttattataaattatgaaacttaccaaaaaaaaggaagtgaTCTCAATTATATTGGATTGAGCTTGATTTGGTTGATTTCGAGCTCGAACTCTAATAAGGTAAGATAAGCTCAAATTCAACTTTAGAATTTGATGGATTCGAACTCGATTCAACGATTTCTACTTAAGTAGagctcatctttttttttttttttttttttgtgtcaaaaAAGTAGAGCTCATCTAGTGCGCTATTTAATTCAACTTTGATTCGAGTCGATAGCAGCCTTAAAATAATTATGGCGTCGTTAAATTGCCAACAAGGTATTAGTAGTAAACAATTAGTGGAAAGTTTTGCACTATTTGGCTTGGACAATTCTCCATAAAACGAGTATACGTCGTCGTTTTCCACCGGGTTGTGGAAACTAAGAAACCTCGTGCCTAAACCCCTTGTCAATCGTGGGCTTCAGTTTCTGAGAATTGCCTCCGGCCGGCAGCTTCTTCTTTAACTCTCCAACTAAGGTAACCAAAATCAAGAACCCAATCTCCTAATTTTCTTCCTTTAGCAGAATGCACTCATCTGATTCTcgttaatccataaaatctgtAAAATTCAGTGCTCGTATCCATTACGAAGATGAAAAAATTGTTGAACTTATCTGTTACCCTTTCTTTctgcctttcctttttcttttaaattctcTCTTGAACTAACTCCTTCTCGGTTATTCTCAAAATCCCTGCTTTGATCCTTCCATGTTTAAAAATCCAAACTTGCTATTCTCTTTGTAAATTTTTTGTAGACTAATTTAAGAAAGAAAAACCACGGCGTAAAagcttcaatttttattttgggaATAATTCACCTTATCTTTGGTTGCGGATAATTACAACCCTGGTGCAAAGTAAACATTTTGGTGGCATtatgaatattatttttttagggGTTGCaatatttatggttcatgtagttaaagtaatttttttttctatttttttgggaTGATTAAAGGTGGGGACAACTGATGGAAATACCACGTAGCTTGGCCCCTGATGTCCAAATTCCAGAGCCTATAGAATACAAAGACGATGCTTCTGAAGTGGAGAACCTAAAAAATCAAGTTGATGAAATCTTTGTGAAGGTTGATCAGGTAAAGTAAGGCGGTAATTGGGATATTAATGTTGTTTGATTTAAGAAACTTCTATcctgtttgtgatgttggcttGCTTGCATTTGTAAAACGAGACTGATGATTTTAACTATCTActtattttttgtcttttttatgAACAATTTTAAACTTCATTTGTGTATACAAAGCTTGTCTTGATGTATACGCAGGAATCTTCTGTAGCTTATTTCAGAGCAGAGTCATTCTATTGAAGTTCTAGAAAAAGACAGGAATGTGATGCCAAATATTGTGTTTGTGATTCATCTGTTCTTTTGTTGTATCAGTCATCCTTCCAAGTGATAATTTAGGAGAATTGTAATAAGCGCTTATGACTGTTGGTGTTGTTGATGGATGATAACGTTCCTTTGGCATGTAATGAATATGATTTCAGCTTGAAGTTTTTGagttttttgatttaattttgcaGCTTGAGCAAAGATTGAATGAAGTTGAGCAGTTCTATACAATTGCAAGTAGAAAGCAACGAAGTGCGAGTACCCCAAAAAGTTTGTCAGCTCTGAAGGATAAAGACAAGGAGAAGCAAGTTGCTAGCTTTAAGAAACGACAGCAAGATGCAGCACGTAGGGAAGCAGCTGCTGCCAAAAGAATGCAGGAACTTATGCGCCAATTCCACACAATATTACGTCAGGTGATAAAAGGTTTATTTGCATGTGTTCCTGTTGTTGGACAATATATTGGATCCGGCTTCATTCTGTGCTTATTGTTgttgccccccccccccccccttcttctctcttttattgaaattttcatgaaaagtaTGATGTACTTCCTTTTGCTTTTTGaaagtttttcatattattttttCTTGACAAAGATTTTTACTCGGTCTTGGTAACACACAACTGAAGTGATACTGCAGCAAATAATTTAGAATGAATTGGTGGAGAGATTTTCTAACAGGCATTTCAAGGTTGTAGGAATATACTATGGTGTCCAGTTGTGatttttcatcttcttttctAATTTATGAATGATATTATTGCTGAGCTGAAAAATATTCTCTTAACTATTCACAAAGATGTTTGCAAAAGCTGCAAATAATTATTTCTCGTCAGTCGGATATTGCGCCTTCAAATGTTGGAGAAGATAAGGTGTTACTGAACATGGAATGCATTATGGTTTCAAATTTGTAGAGTTTTCTGTTTGAATTGGCCTTacttaaataaagaaaagaaatcttattttttttttctaatattggTATCTATAGAACCTAAATTTTAATAAGATTAATATATATGCTTCAATCTTAATTTGAAAGAAACTATTGTTTCTTTTGTCATTTTTAGTTGTTAAGATTATTAAGAAGTTAGCTAAAAAACATGACATGAGCACACGAGCACCATTGTATTTGTTCTTACATGCTGCATATCATATTGTTGACTTTTGCAGGTTACAGTAAAGTATCACTAAGTTGATTTGTTGGCTTGTCAGATCACCCAGCACAAGTGGGCAGGACCTTTCATGCAGCCAGTGGATGTTGAAGGTCTTGGATTGCATGACTATTTTGATGTAATGGTTTTGATCTTTCTACATTTTACCATGATGTTATAAATGCAGCCTAGCCAACTCAATCTCTCTCTCAGCATTGTGTACaaatgcatgtgtgcaaatatGCGTACAGTCAGGCTCACTCCCATGCAGAAGAGACCCTTGATTTGAAACTTGTTTACCCTTTTTATTTCTGGGAGAAATAGTAGAAAAggtgttttcttttgaagtttGGTCATCTGTTTCCCTTTGGATTAACTTGTTACAAATGCAATGGTTTCTTTAGTCCTTTGTGTTTATGTTGTAATTCAGTtattttgcttcatttttttgTCTTTCCAACATTCCAGGTAATTGAGAAGCCCATGGACTTCAGCACAGTTAAAAGTAAAATGGAGGCCAAGGATGGTAATGGATATAAAAATGTGCGGGAGATATGTGCTGACGTTCGATTAATATTTAAGAATGCAATGAAATATAATGAAGAAAGGGTTGATGAGCATGTAATGGCCAAAACTTTGTTGGGAAAATTTGAGGAGAAATGGCTGCAATTGTTGCCTAAAGTTCATGAAGAGGTATGAAACAAATCGAAAATTTAATTGCCTTACTCTATTAATCAGAAAAGTGTTTAGTGCTACAAAAGTCAAATACTTGTGGTTAACTTTTTGGGGTTATTGAATATCACATAATCAAGTTTCCACAGCAAACAATCATATCTCAATTTTGAGGCCTCAGGTCAATTTTCAAAATTGCAACCTTGTAGGAGAAGAGGCAGAAAGAGGAGGAAGCAGAGGCTCAATTCGATATACAGCTTGCTCAGGAGGCTGCACATGCCAAAATGGCTAAGGATTTGAGTATTGAGGTAAGTAGCATTCTATTGGGAAGCGTTCTAAGAAAGACTACTGAGTACTGCCTCAGTTTGATCTCAATTTTCTATTTTGCATTCTAATTAATTTGGAAAAGTACTGGAAATTTTTGACAGTTGTATTTTGATGTCCAGCTTGACGATGTGGATGCGCATCTTGAAGAACTCAGGGAACTTGTACTTCAGAATTGCAGGTTTGTTATTTATAACGCAGCTCTTTCAACAAAGCTTTtaactttctttcttctttttataataataataataataaaaacctgcttTTCGTGGCTTCTGTTTTGGTCTGCTTGTGATACATGGCATGATTTTTTAATAAAGGAGTTCATGAATGTTTGACCCAGCAATTTGTTATAGATTTGCAGGGTACTGACGTACTGTGCATATATTActattttgaaattcaataaCTTTGGGATATTTTGTTACTAAACTTTGGATGGCATTTCCAGAAAGATGACAACTGAAG
This Coffea arabica cultivar ET-39 chromosome 3e, Coffea Arabica ET-39 HiFi, whole genome shotgun sequence DNA region includes the following protein-coding sequences:
- the LOC113736195 gene encoding transcription factor GTE6-like isoform X1; its protein translation is MEIPRSLAPDVQIPEPIEYKDDASEVENLKNQVDEIFVKVDQLEQRLNEVEQFYTIASRKQRSASTPKSLSALKDKDKEKQVASFKKRQQDAARREAAAAKRMQELMRQFHTILRQITQHKWAGPFMQPVDVEGLGLHDYFDVIEKPMDFSTVKSKMEAKDGNGYKNVREICADVRLIFKNAMKYNEERVDEHVMAKTLLGKFEEKWLQLLPKVHEEEKRQKEEEAEAQFDIQLAQEAAHAKMAKDLSIELYFDVQLDDVDAHLEELRELVLQNCRKMTTEEKRRLGAALTQLSPEDLNKALLIVAQNDPNFQAAADEVFLDMDAQSESTLWKLKLFVKDTLQVGKSPACVGGTTNNMNNTSNYQNNNNKRKREICVALAKTSHKKTKKLSI
- the LOC113736195 gene encoding transcription factor GTE6-like isoform X2, producing the protein MEIPRSLAPDVQIPEPIEYKDDASEVENLKNQVDEIFVKVDQLEQRLNEVEQFYTIASRKQRSASTPKSLSALKDKDKEKQVASFKKRQQDAARREAAAAKRMQELMRQFHTILRQITQHKWAGPFMQPVDVEGLGLHDYFDVIEKPMDFSTVKSKMEAKDGNGYKNVREICADVRLIFKNAMKYNEERVDEHVMAKTLLGKFEEKWLQLLPKVHEEEKRQKEEEAEAQFDIQLAQEAAHAKMAKDLSIELDDVDAHLEELRELVLQNCRKMTTEEKRRLGAALTQLSPEDLNKALLIVAQNDPNFQAAADEVFLDMDAQSESTLWKLKLFVKDTLQVGKSPACVGGTTNNMNNTSNYQNNNNKRKREICVALAKTSHKKTKKLSI